CGGGCTCCTGCAGGTGCCGCGCGATCTGGCCGAGGGACACTTCGCCCAGCGCTACCGTCACGAACAGTTCGTCGATGCTCTTCAGGCGGAAGTGCGTGGCCAGTGCGGCAAGGTCCACGTCATCCAGCGCGAGCCGGCGCAGTTCCTTTTCCAGCGTGGCCTTGCCAGCAAGGATGTTGGCTTCGTGGGCCTCGCGACGGAACCACGCGCGGACCTTTTCCTTCGCCCGCGAGGTCGCCAGGTAACCATGGTGGGCCGACAACCAGTCACGACTAGGCTCGGAGATCTTCGTGGTCAGGATCTCCACGCGATCGCCGCTGCGCGGCTGCGTGGTGAGCGGCACGATACGGCCGTTGATCTTGGCGCCTCGGCAGCGATGACCGACCTCAGTGTGAATGTGGTAGGCGAAATCCAGCACCGTGGCGCTGCGTGGCATGTCGATGACTTCGCCCTTGGGCGAAAGCACGTACACGCGATCTTCCATCAGCTCCGTTTCGAAGCCGGCCGCCAGCTCCGCATCGTCTTCGCCACGCGGCTCAAGCAGCTTGCGCATCCAGGCGATTTTCGCCTCGAATTCGGCATCCGCTCCGCCACCTTCCTTGTAGCGCCAGTGCGCCGCGACACCCAGTTCGTTGGCGCGGTGCATCTCGTGGGTACGGATCTGCACTTCAAGCGTTTTGCCTTCCGGGCCGATGACCGCGGTATGCAGCGAACGGTAACCGTTGCCCTTGGGGCGGGCGACGTAATCATCGAACTCACCCGGCAGGTGTGGCCACAGGCTGTGGACCAGGCCCAGCGCGGCATAGCAATCGGCCACGGACCCCACCAGGATGCGCACGGCACGAATATCGTAGAGGTCGGAGAACTCCAGGCCTTTCTTCTTCATCTTCTTCCAGATCGAGAAGATGTGCTTGGGCCGGCCTGCCAGCTCGGCTTCGATACCCGCGTTACCGAGCACGGTACGCAACTCGGCCAGGCTCTCGGCGATGAAGCGTTCGCGGTCTGCACGGCGCTCATCGAGCAGGCGCGCGATCCGCCGGTAGGTATCCGGCTCCAGGTAACGGAACGCCAGATCCTCGAGTTCCCACTTGAGTTGCCAGATACCCAGCCGGTTCGCCAGCGGCGCATGGATATCTGCCGTGAGCTGGGCCAGCTCGCGGCGTTCCGCATCCGGCAGCGACATGGCGGTACGCATCGCGGCAAGCTGCCGTGCGAGCAGGACGAATACCACGCGCAAGTCGCGGATGATGGCGAGCAAGAGCCGGCGCAGGCCCTCGGAGCCTGTCGCGGGCCCACGTTGCGCGTGCAGGTCCCAGACCTTTTCGGCCTCGCCCTGCCCGTCCACCAAACGCCTGAGCGAGGCCGGCCACGTCGCGGCGGCGCCCTCCGTGGCCCCTGGCATGCCCCGCGACAGGGAGTACCAAAGTGCGGCGGCGCAGGTTTCGTCATCGCAGCCCAGCTGACGCAGCAACTCGATGATGGTTTCCGCTTCGGCACGCGCGGCGGCGGGCAGCACGCCACATGCCTCGCGCGCGCGCTCGGTGAGCGGCAGCCGCGCGACCGTATCGGTCACGTTCTGCGCGCCTGCGTTGGCCTGTGAACTCTTCATGTGGTGCTTGCCTGTGCGGCTTCGAGTGCCTTGACCAAACGCTTGGCCGAGACCGGCTCGGCAGTTTTCAGTTCCTGGGCGAAAAGCGACACTCGCCATTCTTCAACGAGCCAGCGTAGTTCCGCCCAGCTCTCCGCATCCAGTGCGGTGCCACCGGCGTTCAGAAGCGCCCGCCAGTACGGCAACACCTGCAGCATACGCGACTGGTCGCGCTGCGGGTCCTGGCGGAGGCGCTCGCCGCGCAAGCGCATGGCTTTGAGGTACCGGGGTATATGCGCCAACCGGCTGGTGGGCAGTTCGCGCAGGAAACCCGGCTGGAGCAAGCCCGCCAACTGCTCGCGCAAGTCGTCGTAGCTCGCCTTGGCAAAGCCCATCAGCGGCGGATCCATCCATGACCGCAGCTCAGCCTGGGCCTCGATAATCGGTTCGGCGAGCTTCTGCCGCGCCATGGCTGCGCCAAACAGGCTTCTTCCCAGGTCCGCCTTCAGGTGCTCGAAATCGGCCAGCGTTCGTACATTGAGCTTCGCACCGGCCAGGAGGTCAGCGAACCCGCCCTCGACGAGGTCGTCGCGCAGGCCATCCACGCTCCCGAGCGGGGCGTATTTCAGCGACAGCGGATTGCTGATCGGCAGCTGGCGGCGGGCTCGCTTGAACTCAGGGGCCAAAGCACCGCGTAGCAGCCGTTCCACGCCGAGCACGTGGGCCTCGGCCGCTTCGTCGGCGCGCTCAAAGACGCGCAAGGCGACCGCCTCGCCCAGGTCCACCAGTGCGGGATACGCCTTGAGGCCTGCCTCGGAGCGCACTTCAGCGGGAATCGATTCGAAATCCCACGTGAGGATGTCTTCGCGGGTCAGCTCGATGTCGGTCTTGCGGGAGAAGGCCTCGCGCGCCTTGCCCTCCCACTGGGCACGGATGGCAGCCAGATCGCGGCTTTCCGCAACAGTACGGCCGTTCTCATCGTGCACCCGGTAACGCATCAACAAATGCGCGGGGATGTCGGCATCCGCGAACGCCGCTGCGTCGACATCGACGCCCGTGGTTCGCTTGAGGAAAGCGGCAAGCGCCCTGGCCAGCGGTTCGTCGCGCGGCGTTTCGGCTTCGCTGAATGCGCGGGCGAAATCGGGCGCCGGGACAAAATTGCGCCGGAGTGCCTTTGGCAGACCCCGGATCAGTTCCGCGACCTTGTCCGCAAGGAGACCGCCGACCAGCCACTCGCCACGTGCGGCCGGCACGGCGTTGAGGAACGCCAGGGGTACGTTGATCGTCACGCCATCGGCCGGGTCGCCCGGTACGAAGCGATACTCAAGGCGGTAGCGATGCTGGCCCAGGTCCATCGAGGCCGGGAAAGCCTTGGGATCAAGGCCCGCGCCCGCATCCATCACATCGGCGAGGGTCCAGCGCAATGCCGCCTGCTCGCCAGGCGATGCCTTGCGGAACCATGCATCCAGCGCGCGCGTATCGGCGATGGACTCAGGCAGCTTGCCGTCGAAGAACGACGCCAGGTCTTCGTCGGAGCGCAACAGGCCCGCGCGGCGCTGTTTGGCTTCGATATCGTGGGCCTGCTCGAGCACACGCTGGTTCGCACGCACGAAGTCGGCGCGGCTATCCAGGTCGATGCGTACCAGCGCTTCGCGCACGAAGATCTCGTGGGCCAGCCGGGGGTCCTGCTTGTAGAACGTGACGGGCCGCCGCTCGACCAGAACCAGGCCAAACAGCGTGACCTGCTCGTACGCCACGACCGTGCCGCGCTTGCGCGACCAGTGCGCATCGCGCGCGGTCGCGCGCACCAGGTGGCTGGCCTGCTGTTCGATCCACGCCGGATCGATGCGCGCGTTCATCATGGCCCACACGCGGCCACCGATATCCAGGATTTGCGCGGCGAAGATCCATGCGGGCGGCGCTTTCGCGAGCGCCGAGCCGGGAAACACCTGGAACCGTCGTTCACGCGTGCCGCGGAATACACCCTTCTCATCCTTGTGGCCCACCTGGGTGGGAAGGCCGGCCAGCAGGCTGCGATGGATCGATTCGAAAAGCGCATCACCCTCGGCCGTCGCCTTTTCAAGGTTCCAGCCCAGTTCGCGCGTCACCAATACCAGCTGACGGTGCAGCTCGCGCCACTCGCGCATGCGCATGAAGCTAAGAAAATGCCGCGAGCACCAGTCGCGCAGCTTCGAGGAAGTCAGTTCCTCGGCGGCGGCGAGGTGCGCCTTCCACAGGTTGAGCACACCGATGAAATCGGATTTGGGATCGGCGAACTGCGCGTGCGCGGCATCGGCCTGCCCACGAGCTTCGGGCGGCCGCTCGCGCGGATCCTGGATCGAAAGGAACGCCACGATGGTGAGCAGGTCGCCCAGGCTCCCCAGGCGACGAGCCTCCACGAGCATGCGTGCCAGCTGCACATCGATGGGCAGGCGCGCCACGGTGCGGCCGATCTCGGTCAACCGGCGGTCGTCGCCAATCGCGCCGATTTCGGCCAGCCGGCGGTAACCGTCGGCGACAACGCGCGGATCCGGGGCTTCCAGGAAGGGGAAGTCCTCGACCTCGCCCAGGTCCAGCGCCAGCATACGCAGGATGACGTTGGCGAGCGACGACCGCAGCAGCTCCGGGTCGGTGAATTCCGGGCGCAGGATAAAGTCCTGCTCTTCGTACAGCCGGTAACAGATGCCGGGCCCTACGCGGCCGCAACGGCCTTTGCGCTGATTGGCGGCCGCCTGGGAAATCGGCTCGATATGCAGGCGTTCCAGCTGGCCACGCTGGCTGTAGCGCTTCACCCGTGCGGTACCCGGGTCCACCACGTAGCGAATGCGCGGCACGGTGAGCGAGGTTTCCGCGACATTGGTGGCAAGCACGATGCGCCGCTTGGGACCGGGACGGAACACGCGATCCTGCTCGCTCGCCGAAAGCCGGGCATACAGCGCCAAAACCTCGGTCTCCCGATACTGGCGGCGGGACAGCAACAAGTGAGCGTCGCGGATCTCGCGCTCGCCAGGCAGGAACACCAGCACATCCCCGCGGGGATCCTCGCGGGTGATCTCGTCCATCACATCGGCAATCTGTTGCGAGAGGTTGCCTTCGCCCTTCTCGCCCGGCGGCCGGTAGCGGACCTCGACCGGGTAGGTTCTTCCCTCCACGGCCACGACGGGGGCATCACCGAAATGCTCGGCGAAGCGCCCGGTGTCGATCGTGGCCGAGGTGACGATCACCTTCAGGTCGGGCCGGCGTGCACACAGGCGCTTCAGGTAGCCCAACAGGAAATCGATATTGAGACTGCGCTCGTGGGCCTCGTCGATGATGATGGTGTCGTAGGCGGACAGCCAGGGGTCACCCTGAGTCTCGGCCAGCAGGATGCCATCGGTCATGAACTTCACCAGGGCCTGGTCGGACACCTTCTCGGTGAAGCGGACCTGGAAACCGACTTTTTCGCCCAGCGGCGTAGCCAGTTCCTCGGCCACGCGGGCCGCCACGGAGCGGGCCGCCAGGCGGCGCGGTTGGGTACAGCCGATCAGCCCTGCCTCACCCCGGCCTGCGGCAAGGCACAGCTTCGGCAACTGGGTGGTCTTGCCCGAACCGGTTTCGCCCGCGAGCACCACGACCTGGTTCTCGCGGATGAGCTTGATGATGTCCTCCGCCCGCGCGGCGATGGGCAGCGACGCGTCCACCGTGATCGCGGGCTTGGACGCCGCCCGGGCGGCCCGGCGTGCCATGGAGGTAGCGATATCCTGGCCCAGCTGATCGATCCGGGCCGCATCGGGTTTGCGCGAGAGCGCCCGCCAGCGCCCCAGCAGGCGGCCGAAGTCGCGGCTGGCCACGCGCGACAAGGCATCGCGCAGCTCTTTCAGGCGCGGATCAGTGGGCGGGTGGCGCGTAGGGGTCTTGGAAGTACTCATGGGGGTATTAATGATAGCGTGTGCCTATCACCGGGATCGGAACGTTTCATTTCACGGCTACATGCCGGATCGTTAAAATTTCTGCCATACCACCGAAAAACCACGGAGAGTCGAGACATGGCCATTGATATCGGCATTGCCAAGAAGGACCGCGAAGCGGTCGCCAAGCATCTTTCCAAACTGCTGGCGGATACCTATTCGCTTTACCTGAAGACCCACAGCTTCCACTGGAATATCACGGGGCCGCAGTTCAATAGCCTGCATAACATGTTCGAAGTGCAGTACAACGAGCTGTGGACCGCGGCGGACGAGATCGCGGAGCGCATCCGCATCCTCGACGTGTTCGCCCCAGGCTCCTATAGCCAGTTCGGCAAGCTGACCTCGATCAAGGAAGAGTCCGGCGTGCCCGAATGGAAGGACATGGTGGCCCAGCTGGTCGAAGGCCACGAAATCGCCGCGGCGACCTCCCGCGAGGTGATCAAGGCCGCCGACGAAGCCGGCGACGAAGGCAGCGCCGACATGGTGACCGGCCGCCTGAAAGAGCACGAAAAGACCGCCTGGATGCTCCGCTCGCTATTAAAATAATGTAGGACCGTGCTTGCACGCGATAAGGGCCTGGCCGAAAGCCAGGCCCTTTTTTGTGCTCCCGCCCACCCCCGTTAACCTCATTTTCACCCACAAACCCTGACCAGCCATTCAGCCCGGCGTTGAGCCATTCCGCCCTGTTCGTTAAGCTCCCCCGGTTACCTCATTGAAGCCACTTGGGGGCCGATCGGTCCGGGGAATGTTTTGAGCGCTGCCAGCACGACCGACCGAAGCCACCCCATCCTCGTCGCGGTACTCCTCGCGATCGTTGTTGCAGGCCTGAATTACGGCCTCTGGTTCGTTGCCAACCTGCCCAACGGCCCGGATAACTGGAACGCGCCGGTGCCCGGGTTCGCGTTCACGGCCTACCAGCGCTACCAGAACCCCATGAAGGGGGATGTGTCGACCGATCCGGAGATCGATAGCGACCTGCGCCTGATCAAGCGCTACTCGCCCCGCATCCGCACCTATTCAATGCTCGAGAACCCGCAGGTGGCCCGCCTTGCCGACAAGGAAGGGCTGGACCTGATGGCGGGCGCCCAGATCGATACCCGCCTGGAAAACAACGAACGCGAGATCGACGCGCTGATCGCCCAGGCGCACCGCTTCCCGAAAACGATCACGCGGGTCATCGTGGGTAACGAGGTGCTGTTCCGCGGCGATCTGAAGCCGGAACAGGTCATGGCGTACCTCGACCGCGTGCGCGCCGCCGTGAAACAACCCGTTTCCGTGGCCGAACCGTTCCACGTGTGGATCCAGAACCCGGAACTGGCCAACCACGTCGACTTCATCACTGTCCATCTGTTCCCGTACTGGAACGGCATCACCGCGCGCGCCGGCGTAGGCGATGCCATTGGCAGCTATGAAAGCCTGAAAGCTGCATTCCCGGGCAAGCACATCGTCATCGGTGAAATTGGCTGGCCTTCGAACGGCGATCGCTTCAAGGCGGCCGATCCGAGCGTATCGAACGAAGCCATTTTCCTGCGTTCGTTCTTCAACCAGGCCAGGGCGCATGGCATCGATGACTACTACGTCCTCGAAGCCATCGACCAGCCGTGGAAAGAAAACCTGGGTGAAGGGCGCACGGGCGCTTATTGGGGCATGTTCAATGCCGATCGCCAGCTGAAGTTCCCGTTCACCGGCCCGGTAACCGAGGACGTGCACTGGCCGTGGAAGGCGCTGGCCGCCTCCCTGATCGCCTTCGTGCCCATGCTTTGGTTCGGCATCGCCTTCCGCCGCTTCAAGCTGGCCGGCCTGCTGTTCATGATGGGCCTCATCCAGCTGGCGTGCGGCCTGATCGTCTGGTCGGCCACCCTGCCCTTCAACTTCTATCTTGGCCCGTTCGACTGGGCCATGCTGATCCTGCTGTTCCCGGCGCAGGTCGCCATCCTGGGCATCCTGTTGATCAACGGCTTCGAGTTCACCGAGGTGCTGTGGCGGCGCAAGTGGATTCGCCACGCCGGCATGCTTCCGCCGGACCCCGTGGAGCGGCAGCCGTTCGTCTCCATCCACCTGGCGTGCCACAACGAGCCGCCGGAGATGGTGCAGATCACCCTGGATTCGCTCGCGGCCCTCGACTACGAAAACTTCGAAGTCCTCGTGCTGGATAACAACACGAAGGACCCGGCGGTGTGGAAGCCGGTCGAAGAATATTGCGAAAAGCTGGGCCCCAAGTTCCGCTTCTTTCACCTCGAACCGTGGCCCGGCTACAAGGCTGGCGCACTCAATTTCGGCCTGACGGCGACGGACGAGCGCGCGGATGTGGTGGCGGTGATCGATGCCGACTACGTGGTGCGCGAAGACTGGCTTGCCACGCTGACCGGGTATTTCCACGACCCGAAGGTGGCCGTGGTGCAGTGCCCGCAGGCGCATCGCGATTTCGAGAAGAACCGCTTCCGCCGCATGACCGCATGGGAATACGACGGCTTCTTCCGCATCGGCATGCACCACCGCAACGAGCGCAACGCCATTATCCAGCACGGCACCATGACCATGGTGCGCCGTTCCGCGCTGGAAGGCACCGGCGGCTGGTCCGAATGGACGATCTGCGAAGATGCCGAGCTTGGCCTGCGCCTGATGCACGCTGGCTACGAGTTGGTGTACGTCGATGAGCTGATGGGCAAGGGCCTCACGCCCGCGGATTTCAAGGCGTACAAGAGCCAGCGCTACCGCTGGGCCTTTGGTGCCATGCAGATCCTCAAGGGCCGCTGGCACTGGATGACGCGCAAGGGGCCGCTGAGTGCGGGCCAGCGCTTCCACTTCCTGACGGGCTGGTTCAGCTGGTTCGCCGATGCCCTTCATTACATCTTCACCATGATGGGCTTGCTGTGGACCGCCGGCATGATCGCCGCACCGGATTACTTCAACCTGCCCATGCAGCTGTTCCTGATCCCGGTCATCGGGTTTTTCTTCGCCAAGGCCATCTTCGGCGTCGTGCTGTATCGCGCGCGCGTCCCGTGCAGCTGGTACGACACCATCATGGCGTCGGTTGCCAGCATGGGGCTTTCGCATGCCATCGCGCGCGGCATCCTGCACGGCCTGACCCGTGAGAAGACAGCTTTCGTCGTGACGGCGAAGAGCCGGCGCATGGGTGGCAGCAGTTTTGCCGCGTTCTCGCCCGTGCGTGAGGAAGTCCTCATGGCGGTGGCGTTACTGCTGGCCATCATCGGCATGGCCACGCATTACGGCACGCATTACGTGGAAAGCACGCTGTGGATGTTCATCCTGGCCGCGCAGTCCATTCCGTATGTGTCCGCCATGGTAGGCGCGTGGATCGCCCACCAGTCCGGCGACGAGGCCGGCTAACCCCAGGCGCGCCCCTACCCCGTAGGAGCGCGCTTGCGCGCGATGCCTTTTCCGCGAAGCCCTTCACGCCGTTCAGCTTTGTAGTCACCTGTCTATCGACCTAGGCGCCCACGCGCGGTAAGTTACGGCCATACACAGGGGCGCCCGGATGCGTTCCCCGGGTAGCGTCGCTACCCGCATGGCCTTGGATCACGACCGGAAGGACGCACATGCGCCTAACCAGACGCCATGGACTGCTGCTTCTGCCGTGGTTCCTCTTGCCCGCCGTCGCGCATGCCGGCGTCACCGTCACCGTGGATGGCGTTGACGAGAACCTTAAGAACGCCGTGATTGCCGGCGTCGAACTCAGCCAGTACACCGCGCGCGATGTCACTGATGCGCAGATTCGCCGCCTTTACGCCAATGCGCCCGATCAGGTGCAAACGGCTCTTCGACCCTATGGCTATTACGAGGCGACCGCCACCGGCGAGTTGAAGCAAGTCGGAACCAACTGGCAGGTCACCCTGCACGTGGTCCCGGGCACCCCGGTAAAGGTCACATCGGTCAACGTGGCGATCGACGACGAAGCCTCGAAGGTGCCCGCCGTGCGGCGTGCCATGCGCGGGCTCGATAACCTGAAAGACAAGCCCATGAACGACGGGCAGTACGATGGTGCGCGCGACGCCGTCAGCGGTGCCCTGACGGCCACCGGTTTCCTCGATGCGCGCCTGGTCACCCATCGCGTGGAAGTGAATCGCGCTGAGCACAGCGCGAAGGTCGACCTGAAGTGGGAGACTGGCAAGCGTTATCGCTATGGCCACGTGAACTTCAAGAATTCACAGTTCCGCGACGGCTTCCTCGACCGGTACGTACCGTTCAAGAGCGGTGACTACTTCTCGCAGGACCAACTGCTGCAGCTGCAGCAAGCCCTGAACGGCGCCGACTACTTCGCCGTCGTGAACGTCATTCCCGATACCGACAACGCGAAGAACGGCACGGTGGATGTGAACGTGGACCTGGCACCGGCCAAGCGCACGGTCTACACCGGGGGCCCGTTCTTCGGCACGGATACCGGACCGGGGCTACGCGGCGGTGTCGAGAAACGCTGGATCAACGATCGCGGACACAAGTGGAAGAACGAGCTGGTCGTCGCGCAGCGCCTGAAAACGCTCTCGACGCTCTACCAGATCCCCATGCCGGGCCCGAACCAACGCAGCTTCAACTTCGGCGCGAACTACCGCGACGCTAATACGGTGACCTCGAAGTCACGCACATTGCAACTTGTCGCCAATGAAACGCGGCTCTGGCACGGGTGGACCCGTACCATCGGTATGAACGTGCTCACGGGCACCTTCACCGTGGGCAAGCGCGGTGGTGAGAGCGACACGGCAGAAGGCCTCGAACATGGCCAGAGCACCCTGCTCTACCCGGAAATTTCGCTTAGCAAGAAGAAAGGCGATAACCCCACCTTCGTGCGTAGTGGCTGGTCGCTTACGCTGACCGCCCGCAGCACCGTCGGCACGCTCCTTTCCGATGCGCGCTTCTCAACGATCATGGGCGATGCCAAGTGGATCCAGTCGTTCTGGGGGCGTAACCGCCTGATCCTGCGCGGCACGGCCGGCAAGACCTGGACCGATGATTTCAGCGACCTGCCGCCACAGTTGCGCTTCTTTGCCGGTGGCGACCGCAGCGTGCGCGGCTACGATTTCGAGAGTATCGGGCCGCGCAATGCGTACGGGCGCGTCATTGGTGGCGAAAGCCTGCTGGTGGGCAGTACCGAGGTGGAACACTACTTCACGCGCAACTGGGGCATGGCGGCGTTCGTCGATGCCGGTAACGCGTTTACCGGCACGGACTACAACCCCCGCGTCGGTGCGGGCCTGGGCGTGCGCTGGCTCTCACCGGTGGGCATGATCCGCGTCGACGTGGCGGTGCCGGTCCATGACAAGAACGAACATGGCATCCACCTGCATGTCGTCATTGGGCCAGACTTGTGAGGAGCGCGGGCATGAAATGGTTGATCCGCGTCGGTGTCGCATTGGCCGCGCTACTGATCGTCGTCGCGCTGGGTGTGTGGTGGCTGGTCGGCACGGCCTCCGGCCTGCGCTTTGCACTGGAGCGGGCGAAGGTCTTCACTGACAACGCGCTCTCCGTCTCGCAAGCCGAAGGCCGCCTGGCTGGGCCGCTGGATCTCACCGGCGTTCGGTACAACGATGGCAAGGGCATGGATATCCGCGTGGCAAAGGCGCACGTGGATTTCTCCTTCGCCGCCCTGCTCCGCAAGAAGGCCCATGTCTATACATTGACCACCGATGGCGTGGACGTGGCGCTGCCTGCAAGCCAGCCCGACACAGGCGAACCGAGCGAGCCGTTCTCGCTGAATCCGCCGCTGGATATCGTGCTCGACAGCGTGAAGGTCGGGCATGTGAGGGTGACCCAGGCCGGCCAGCCCATCTTCGAATCGAACACGCTGGACCTCGCGGCGTCGTGGACCAGCAAAGGCATCGCGGTAAGCAAGCTCGCCCTGCGCGCGCCCGATGGCCAGGCCGACCTCGCAGGCAACCTCGCCGTCGGCAAGGGCTACATGGGCGATGGCAAGGCCTCGTTCCAGTGGAAGGCCGGCGACATCGACTATGCGGGCGACCTTGAAGCCCATAGTGACGGTGCGAAAGCACACACCATCATCAAGCTGCGCCTGCCGTTCGTGGCCCAGGTCGATGCGAACCTTGTGCAGCGTGGCGACTACGCCTGGACGGCATCCATCGATGCCCCCCGGTTCAACCCCAAACCCCTGCTCGGCGACAGCAGCCTCGAAGCCCTGAGCCTCGCCTTGAAAGGTTCCGGCGACCGTTACAGCGCGAAGCTCACGGGCGATGTTGGCCTGAACGACTACCAGGTGCGCCTGGCACCGATCGATGCCGCCCTCGATCACGAATACAAGCGACTTACGCTGAATGAGCTGACCGTCGGCTCACCACAGGTAAAGGGATCGCTTACCGCGAAGGGCACGGTCGAGATCGCCGCGACGCCACTGACCGCCGACCTCTCCCTACAGTGGAAGGATGTGCTGGTGCCCGAGGATGTCGCGGGCCAGGTATTGGCGAGCTCCGGTAAGCTCACCTTTGAAGGCGGCGCGGAAAATTATCATGCGCTGGGCGATGTCGATATCGGACCGCCGGATCACCTGGGCAAGTTCACGCTGGACGTGAATGGCAAGCCGGATGTGATCGATATCCACACGCTTGAGCTCAAGCAACCCAAGGGCGAGCTTGCGGCAAGCGGCAGCGTGACGCTCAAGCCCGGTATCGCATGGAAGCTGGATGTGCAGGGCGAGCATTTCGATCCTGGCCAGCTGCTGGCCGAATGGGCAGGCTCCCTAGACATCGATCTTTCCAGCGAGGGCCGGCTCGTCAATGACGAACCGCTGGGTTCGCTCGAGTTGCACACGCTCGACGGCACTTTGCGCCAGCGCCCGTTGCGCGGTAACGGCAAGCTGGAACTGAAGCCACGCGAGGTGGTGAACGGCAAACTCGACCTCGCGTCGGGTGGGAGCACGATCTCGCTCGATGCGAAGGGTGATACGGCGAACGATGCACAGCTGAAGCTGGCTATCAATTCGCTCGGCGACTGGCTACCCGATGCGGGCGGCCGCGTACAGGGCACCATCAACGCCAAGGGGAACGTTCCGAAACTGGCGGTCAAGGCCGATATCCGCGGAAGCGCCATCGTTTATGCCGGGCAGAAGGTCGATGCGCTCACCGTGAATGCGGATATTCCCGATATAAGCGCGCCCGGTGGCAAGCTGGATGTTCTCGCCACCGGGGCTAACACCGGCGGCCTCGTCTTTGACCGCATCGCCGTCAACGCCAATGGCACGCAGGATCGCCACCAGCTGTCTGTGGAAGCGCATGGCAAGCCCCTCACCACTGATCTGAAACTATCGGGGGCGTACAAGGACAACGCGTGGAACGGCACGCTCTCCGCGCTGAACATCACGTTCCAGGGCCTGCCCCAGTTCCGTTTGCAGAACGCCAGCCAGCTCGCTTTCAAGGATGGCGCGATGAGCATGAGCGATCTTTGCCTCACGGCGGGCGATCCCCTGCTCTGCGTGGCGGCTAAACAGGATAAGGCGGGGAACCTCGATGCCAGCTACCGGCTGCGTCGCGTCCCGCTGGCGTTGATCATGACGGCGGCGGAAGCGGGCAGTACACCCATACGCGCCGATGGAACGCTTGAAGGTGATGGCAGCATCCGCCGCACCGCGGCCGGCGCGTTGTCCGGGCAAGCCAGCATCACCTCGCCCCATGGCTCGGTGATTTATCCCGACCGCGGCGACCAGCCGCTGCTCGTTTACAACAATCTGGCGCTCAACGCACAGCTCACGCCGGATAACCAGCGCGTCACGGTGAACGCCACGCTCAACGACGGCGGCACGCTGGCCGGCAATGTCTCCGTGAGCGGTGCGCAACAGGCGCTCGGCGGGAACGTGGCGCTGCACCTCAAGAACCTGGCCGTCATCGAATTGTTCACGACTGAACTCGATGCGGTGAAAGGTGTACTCGATGCCAACTTCA
Above is a genomic segment from Luteibacter aegosomatissinici containing:
- a CDS encoding translocation/assembly module TamB domain-containing protein translates to MKWLIRVGVALAALLIVVALGVWWLVGTASGLRFALERAKVFTDNALSVSQAEGRLAGPLDLTGVRYNDGKGMDIRVAKAHVDFSFAALLRKKAHVYTLTTDGVDVALPASQPDTGEPSEPFSLNPPLDIVLDSVKVGHVRVTQAGQPIFESNTLDLAASWTSKGIAVSKLALRAPDGQADLAGNLAVGKGYMGDGKASFQWKAGDIDYAGDLEAHSDGAKAHTIIKLRLPFVAQVDANLVQRGDYAWTASIDAPRFNPKPLLGDSSLEALSLALKGSGDRYSAKLTGDVGLNDYQVRLAPIDAALDHEYKRLTLNELTVGSPQVKGSLTAKGTVEIAATPLTADLSLQWKDVLVPEDVAGQVLASSGKLTFEGGAENYHALGDVDIGPPDHLGKFTLDVNGKPDVIDIHTLELKQPKGELAASGSVTLKPGIAWKLDVQGEHFDPGQLLAEWAGSLDIDLSSEGRLVNDEPLGSLELHTLDGTLRQRPLRGNGKLELKPREVVNGKLDLASGGSTISLDAKGDTANDAQLKLAINSLGDWLPDAGGRVQGTINAKGNVPKLAVKADIRGSAIVYAGQKVDALTVNADIPDISAPGGKLDVLATGANTGGLVFDRIAVNANGTQDRHQLSVEAHGKPLTTDLKLSGAYKDNAWNGTLSALNITFQGLPQFRLQNASQLAFKDGAMSMSDLCLTAGDPLLCVAAKQDKAGNLDASYRLRRVPLALIMTAAEAGSTPIRADGTLEGDGSIRRTAAGALSGQASITSPHGSVIYPDRGDQPLLVYNNLALNAQLTPDNQRVTVNATLNDGGTLAGNVSVSGAQQALGGNVALHLKNLAVIELFTTELDAVKGVLDANFNLGGTVASPAVTGQALLGGFASEVPSAGLKLKDGRISVNTTDATNYAVDGTIRSGDGTLGIKGTAALGKGAQIRMGIEGSKFTAVDIPAAKAVVSPNLTIVQDAKGMNVTGKVGIDMADVNVERLPGAGATKASSDVVVVDDTAQEAAEEASPISADISVDLGQKLHLVGFGIDGRITGVLDVRERPGRATTGQGQVTVDGTYKAYGQDLKIEQGQLLFASTPIDNPGLNIRAARTLNPNATVDEGQKVGLYVSGTARRPILTVFSNPVMEQSDALSYLVTGKPLSQVKGGEGNMVGAAAQALGSAAGDLLAKSVGSRIGVDDIGVSNNDALGGTSAFTVGKYLSPRLYLSYGVGLFDPGQVITLRYLFSHRWNFEAQNATDFSRASLNYRLER